One Theropithecus gelada isolate Dixy chromosome 20, Tgel_1.0, whole genome shotgun sequence DNA segment encodes these proteins:
- the LOC112614660 gene encoding LOW QUALITY PROTEIN: uncharacterized protein LOC112614660 (The sequence of the model RefSeq protein was modified relative to this genomic sequence to represent the inferred CDS: inserted 2 bases in 2 codons) — MKTFIPAKATNSHGCVVHTKTADTHGCVVHXKTTDTHGCVVHAKTADTHGCVVHAKTADTHGCVIHAKTTDTHGCMVHAKXTNTHGCVIHAKTTNTHSCVVHAETTDTHGCVVHAKTTNTHSCVVHRNHNGGNNPRVHQQTHKTWSFRTVLCNSATGKDAPH, encoded by the exons atgaagacattcatCCCTGCAAAAGCTACCAATAGCCACGGCTGCGTGGTCCACACAAAAACTGCCGATACCCACGGCTGCGTGGTCC GCAAAACTACCGATACCCATGGCTGCGTGGTCCACGCAAAAACTGCCGATACCCACGGCTGCGTGGTCCACGCAAAAACTGCCGATACCCACGGCTGTGTCATCCACGCAAAAACTACCGATACCCACGGCTGCATGGTCCACGCAA CCACCAATACCCACGGCTGCGTCATCCACGCAAAAACTACCAATACTCACAGCTGTGTCGTCCACGCAGAAACTACCGATACCCACGGCTGTGTCGTCCACGCAAAAACTACCAATACCCACAGCTGCGTGGTCCACCGTAACCACAATGGGGGCAACAACCCACGGGTCCATCAACAGACACACAAAACATGGTCTTTCCGCACAGTGCTGTGCAACTCAGCCACAGGGAAGGACGCTCCCCACTAG